In Chryseobacterium shigense, a single window of DNA contains:
- a CDS encoding HPF/RaiA family ribosome-associated protein produces MKITVQSIGLTPHEPLESHIDKKVSKLETFYDKIHECKVFLKVENNSDKSNKTAELILAVPGDDIVVKKTSESFEESLDLCVDTAKKLLIKKKEMA; encoded by the coding sequence ATGAAGATCACAGTTCAATCAATTGGTTTAACTCCACACGAACCATTAGAATCACACATTGACAAAAAAGTAAGTAAACTGGAAACCTTTTATGATAAAATTCATGAGTGTAAGGTGTTCTTAAAAGTTGAAAATAACTCGGATAAAAGTAACAAGACTGCTGAACTTATTTTAGCTGTTCCAGGCGATGATATCGTAGTGAAAAAGACATCTGAAAGTTTTGAAGAAAGTTTAGATCTGTGTGTTGATACTGCTAAAAAGCTATTAATCAAGAAAAAAGAAATGGCATAG
- a CDS encoding antirestriction protein ArdA, whose product MTNLRNCLDTASIYCGTYAKYNNGSLYGKWLNLSDYSDFNELQEVMYELHSDEADPEFMFQDYECPILEKLGLLSECHISKDIYNVLEQINDSGHDVEVYEACLDCLGRMDFQSLYEYVNNFYYGEFSSDEDFVQWLYEDDTFNIPNWVAIDWEATARSIMFDYFESNGHYFKS is encoded by the coding sequence ATGACAAATTTAAGAAATTGTCTTGATACTGCCAGTATCTATTGTGGCACGTATGCCAAGTATAACAATGGAAGCCTTTACGGTAAATGGTTAAACCTTTCTGACTATTCTGATTTTAATGAATTACAGGAAGTAATGTATGAACTTCATTCTGATGAAGCCGACCCCGAATTTATGTTTCAGGACTATGAATGTCCGATTCTGGAAAAACTAGGATTATTGAGCGAGTGCCATATATCAAAAGATATATACAATGTACTTGAACAAATTAATGATTCAGGGCATGATGTAGAGGTTTACGAAGCGTGTTTGGATTGTTTAGGAAGAATGGACTTCCAAAGTCTATATGAATATGTAAACAATTTTTATTACGGCGAATTTTCGAGTGATGAAGATTTCGTACAATGGCTATATGAAGATGACACGTTTAACATTCCAAATTGGGTTGCCATTGATTGGGAAGCAACAGCACGGAGCATTATGTTTGATTATTTTGAAAGTAACGGACATTATTTTAAATCATAG
- a CDS encoding TolC family protein — MNKIAGLFIAISSFMAAQQQMSLLDCEEAFQKNNLQLLAEQYNINMADADILQARIWELPQLSGQINAYNPEGKKAFDIGHAKGAEITQLIYMGGKKKNEIAFAKSNKELAQLQFSQLLVDLRARLRSTYFNLYYEKQKLDNTNKQLGYMNDLLNAYRVQSAKGNVSLKDEVRLQSLVIQLNNDKLGINKNILEFEQNLKVLTGISDDIDPQLSDADAKEILAAQPFGDENELKRKALENNSDYQYFLKLIDNSKLYAQWQKSLNIPDLNVGAGWDQNGGTFKNEVNLMVGIPLPLWKSNQGNVEKANYAIQQNQKNADYQKLNLETKVQAAYKTWKSQYDQLADIKTTDLNNMELVYDGMLKNFRKGNINLIEFTDFMDSYRETALQIYDMKNDIMQSAEQLNQLIQTKIFY; from the coding sequence ATGAACAAAATTGCAGGGCTGTTTATTGCCATTTCCTCATTCATGGCAGCGCAACAGCAAATGTCGCTTCTGGACTGTGAAGAGGCTTTTCAGAAAAACAATCTCCAGCTTCTTGCAGAACAGTACAACATCAATATGGCCGATGCAGATATCCTGCAGGCCAGGATTTGGGAACTTCCACAGCTGAGCGGGCAGATCAATGCATATAATCCTGAAGGTAAAAAAGCCTTTGATATAGGCCATGCCAAAGGAGCAGAGATCACCCAGCTGATCTATATGGGCGGGAAAAAGAAAAATGAGATTGCCTTTGCAAAATCAAATAAAGAACTGGCCCAGCTTCAGTTTTCACAGCTTCTGGTGGATCTCAGAGCCCGGCTTCGGTCTACCTATTTCAATTTGTATTACGAAAAACAAAAACTGGATAACACCAATAAACAGTTGGGTTACATGAATGACCTTTTAAATGCTTACCGTGTACAGTCAGCAAAGGGAAATGTTTCTTTGAAAGATGAAGTGAGATTACAGAGCCTTGTTATTCAGCTCAACAATGATAAACTGGGGATCAATAAAAACATCCTTGAATTTGAACAGAATCTGAAAGTACTTACCGGAATCTCAGATGATATAGATCCGCAGCTTTCTGATGCAGACGCAAAAGAGATTCTTGCCGCCCAACCATTCGGAGATGAAAATGAGCTGAAAAGAAAAGCGCTGGAAAATAACTCCGACTATCAGTATTTCCTAAAACTGATTGATAACAGCAAATTATATGCACAGTGGCAGAAATCCCTGAATATTCCGGATCTTAACGTAGGTGCCGGATGGGATCAGAACGGGGGAACATTTAAAAATGAAGTCAATCTTATGGTAGGTATCCCGCTGCCTTTATGGAAATCCAACCAGGGAAATGTTGAAAAAGCAAATTATGCCATCCAGCAGAACCAGAAAAATGCAGATTACCAGAAGCTGAATCTTGAAACCAAAGTTCAGGCTGCCTACAAAACCTGGAAAAGTCAGTACGACCAGCTTGCAGATATTAAAACGACAGACCTCAATAATATGGAGCTGGTTTATGACGGGATGCTGAAAAATTTCAGAAAAGGAAACATCAACCTTATAGAATTTACGGATTTCATGGACAGCTACCGGGAAACAGCACTTCAGATCTATGATATGAAAAACGACATCATGCAGTCTGCAGAACAACTTAACCAACTCATACAAACGAAAATCTTCTATTAA
- a CDS encoding efflux RND transporter periplasmic adaptor subunit, protein MKKYIIPVLIVLSLLSCAKKEEEKAPQAKKGFELSNTMLNSISLAKAERKNVEDQYSFYGKISADKNSYIDVYPLVGGNVLSVNAELGDYVKKGQVLATIRSTELAEVQKDVSDAKTDLVVAQNNLRVAKEMYEGKLNTEREVLEAKSVLQKAQDQMQRAAAVSTVYNVKKGNIYSVVAPISGYIVQKNINKDMQLRSDRSENIFDVANTTNVWAIMNVNESDIDKINLGMRAQVSTLSYPDKVFDGRIDKIFKIIDPETNAMQARVVLDNANGLLIPESKATIKVSSSENSTALTVPSKAVIFDDNRSFVVVFKSRTDIKIKEIKILKQVGDVTYVSEGLSEGEQVITNNQLLIYRSLNS, encoded by the coding sequence ATGAAAAAATATATAATACCTGTACTGATAGTCCTGTCTTTATTATCATGTGCAAAAAAAGAGGAAGAAAAAGCACCGCAGGCAAAAAAAGGATTTGAGCTGAGTAATACAATGCTGAATTCCATCTCACTGGCTAAAGCTGAAAGAAAAAATGTAGAAGACCAATACAGCTTTTACGGAAAAATATCTGCCGATAAAAACAGCTACATTGATGTTTATCCTTTGGTAGGCGGAAATGTATTAAGTGTAAATGCCGAGCTGGGAGATTATGTGAAAAAAGGGCAGGTGCTGGCAACCATCAGAAGTACCGAGCTGGCCGAAGTTCAGAAAGATGTAAGTGATGCAAAGACCGATCTTGTTGTTGCTCAGAATAATCTTCGCGTAGCCAAAGAAATGTACGAAGGAAAGCTGAATACCGAAAGAGAAGTACTTGAAGCTAAAAGCGTTCTTCAGAAAGCACAGGACCAGATGCAGAGAGCTGCTGCCGTAAGTACGGTGTATAATGTGAAGAAAGGAAATATTTACAGTGTTGTAGCGCCCATCAGCGGATATATTGTTCAGAAAAATATTAATAAAGATATGCAGCTGAGAAGTGACAGAAGCGAAAATATCTTTGACGTAGCCAATACAACCAACGTCTGGGCAATCATGAACGTGAATGAATCAGATATAGATAAGATAAATCTCGGAATGAGAGCCCAGGTTTCCACATTATCCTATCCGGATAAAGTTTTTGACGGAAGAATAGACAAAATATTCAAGATCATTGATCCGGAAACCAACGCCATGCAGGCAAGAGTAGTACTGGACAATGCAAACGGCCTGCTGATCCCGGAAAGCAAAGCAACCATCAAAGTATCCAGCTCTGAGAACAGTACAGCACTGACGGTTCCTTCAAAAGCCGTAATTTTTGATGATAACAGAAGTTTTGTAGTAGTCTTTAAATCAAGAACAGATATAAAAATTAAAGAAATAAAAATACTGAAACAGGTAGGTGATGTTACTTACGTTTCCGAAGGTTTGTCCGAAGGGGAACAGGTGATCACAAACAACCAGCTGCTGATTTACCGCTCATTGAACAGTTAA
- a CDS encoding ATP-binding protein, which produces MSLKRKIALTISIAFSLLFAMVMAVIYLSFNDFRRDEFKERFRQRLEFTSHFISKSRNFEEEAPIFFNENSDNILLNETILIFNSDKELVYSTIKDRNVTWDNSLLKELDEKKIIYTEKTVPEIYAALRNINGENYYILTSAFDTNGKSKLEYLKYLLITAYVMSTLLIGFFSYYFMGQFLRPLEDLNKEISEVTAHKLTTQIPVQESNDEINVLAKSFNTMIARLDDVFQSQKDFTASASHEIRTPITRMAFQLENLIKFGEHSPETLASLKQIQRDVYQLSDLTNSLLLLTKFDKENIQSIYEEVRIDEVIFEAFEAVEKSYPALKLDFLISEDTSENGLLTISGVQSLLVIVFINLFKNAAVYSDDAEVDVLITETNDKLTVDVTSRGNTIPEEEQTKLFEAFMRGNNSQNISGSGLGLRIAKRILEYHNAEIRYSSPADHTNNFSIIFNKQF; this is translated from the coding sequence ATGTCTTTAAAAAGAAAGATAGCATTAACCATCAGTATCGCTTTTTCCCTGCTTTTTGCAATGGTGATGGCGGTGATCTATCTGTCTTTTAATGATTTCAGAAGAGATGAATTCAAAGAAAGATTCAGGCAGCGGCTTGAATTTACATCACATTTTATTTCAAAGTCCAGAAATTTTGAAGAAGAAGCACCCATCTTTTTTAATGAAAATTCAGACAATATCCTGCTTAACGAAACGATTTTAATTTTTAACAGTGATAAAGAACTTGTCTACAGTACAATCAAAGACAGGAATGTAACCTGGGACAATTCTCTTCTTAAAGAACTTGACGAAAAGAAAATTATTTACACGGAAAAAACGGTTCCTGAAATCTATGCAGCGCTTCGTAACATCAATGGGGAAAATTATTACATTCTTACCAGCGCTTTCGACACCAACGGGAAATCCAAGCTGGAATATCTTAAATACCTTTTGATCACAGCCTATGTAATGAGTACTCTTCTGATCGGATTTTTCAGTTACTACTTCATGGGGCAGTTTCTGCGTCCGCTGGAAGACCTGAATAAGGAAATTTCAGAAGTTACCGCCCATAAACTTACCACGCAGATTCCGGTTCAGGAGTCTAATGATGAAATCAACGTTCTTGCCAAATCCTTTAATACAATGATTGCAAGACTCGATGATGTTTTTCAGTCGCAGAAAGACTTTACGGCCAGTGCATCGCATGAGATCCGGACTCCTATTACGAGAATGGCGTTTCAGCTGGAAAACCTGATCAAGTTCGGAGAACATTCCCCGGAAACACTGGCTTCTTTAAAACAGATCCAGAGAGATGTTTACCAGCTTTCCGATCTCACCAATTCTCTTTTGCTGCTTACAAAATTCGATAAAGAAAATATACAGAGTATTTATGAAGAAGTGAGAATTGATGAAGTTATATTTGAGGCCTTTGAAGCTGTAGAAAAAAGCTACCCGGCTTTGAAGCTTGATTTCCTGATCTCTGAAGATACATCGGAAAATGGCCTTTTGACGATAAGTGGTGTTCAGTCTTTGCTGGTTATTGTCTTTATTAATCTTTTTAAAAATGCAGCTGTGTATTCTGACGATGCAGAAGTAGATGTTTTAATAACGGAAACAAACGATAAACTTACGGTTGACGTTACTTCCCGCGGAAATACTATTCCTGAAGAAGAACAAACCAAATTATTTGAAGCATTTATGAGAGGCAATAATTCTCAGAATATTTCAGGCTCGGGCCTCGGGCTTAGAATTGCCAAGAGAATTCTGGAATATCACAATGCAGAAATCAGATATTCTTCTCCTGCAGACCATACCAATAATTTCAGCATCATATTTAATAAACAGTTTTAA
- the rpsU gene encoding 30S ribosomal protein S21: MLIIPVKDGESIDRALKKYKRKFDKTGTVRQLRARQQFIKPSVTLRQARLKAAYKQRGLSKEEQA; the protein is encoded by the coding sequence ATGTTAATAATTCCAGTAAAAGATGGTGAATCCATCGACAGAGCTTTAAAAAAATATAAAAGAAAATTTGATAAAACGGGTACAGTTCGTCAATTAAGAGCTAGACAGCAGTTTATTAAGCCTTCTGTAACTTTAAGACAAGCTAGACTAAAGGCCGCTTACAAACAAAGAGGACTTAGCAAGGAAGAGCAGGCTTAA
- a CDS encoding response regulator transcription factor yields MNILLLEDDLILSAELCRFLESNSFTCDKIYDGETFLRQIKNNTYDLYLLDINVPKINGLDVCQTIRSFDKNTPIIIISAYGDISDKKDAFTRLADDYLVKPFQFEELLLRMNSLLRRKAPSDTTDQDIIRVDDLIINKTEQKVYRAGNEIALTLKEFQLLVYLAEAQGRTVSKQQITEHVWEHNFNTNTNTVEVYINFLRKKIDKDFKLKLIHTRSGFGYYLSPL; encoded by the coding sequence ATGAATATTCTTTTATTGGAAGACGACCTTATTCTTTCCGCGGAACTCTGCAGATTCCTGGAATCAAACAGTTTTACCTGTGATAAAATCTATGACGGTGAAACCTTTCTCCGCCAGATTAAGAACAATACCTATGATCTGTATCTGCTTGATATCAATGTTCCCAAAATAAACGGACTCGATGTCTGCCAGACCATACGCTCTTTCGATAAAAATACACCCATCATCATCATCTCGGCTTACGGGGATATTTCTGATAAGAAAGATGCATTCACACGACTTGCTGATGATTACCTGGTAAAACCTTTTCAGTTTGAAGAGCTATTGCTAAGGATGAATTCATTATTGAGACGAAAAGCTCCTTCTGATACTACAGATCAGGATATCATAAGGGTAGACGATCTTATTATTAACAAAACTGAACAGAAGGTGTACCGGGCAGGCAATGAGATAGCGCTTACCCTTAAAGAATTTCAACTGTTGGTTTACCTTGCCGAAGCACAGGGCAGAACTGTTTCCAAACAACAGATTACAGAGCATGTGTGGGAGCATAATTTTAACACGAATACCAATACAGTAGAAGTTTACATCAATTTTTTGAGAAAAAAGATAGATAAAGACTTTAAACTTAAACTGATCCATACCCGTTCCGGTTTCGGATATTACCTAAGCCCATTGTAG
- a CDS encoding tyrosine-type recombinase/integrase, whose translation MLDKYLEYLQFEKRYSPHTITSYRKDLEDFSRFCLKTEASEDISKADKKVIRNFIVELSENHISKRSINRKLSSLRSFYLFLLKIGEIKVSPAESVSSLKFYAEKQIPVSQEEMQMLNDRVLENTHDILERCIVEVLYQTGMRKAELCGLMFDDVNIDGNELKVIGKGNKERFIPVSADLSDLLRSYLEIRKPHHEHISYFFVNKKGKKLNEKFVYVVVNKYLSLVTTKEKRSPHILRHSFATHVLDNGAEISKVKKILGHSSLASTQVYTNANIEQLKKVFNQAHPRASKKEEL comes from the coding sequence ATGTTAGATAAGTATTTAGAATATTTACAGTTCGAAAAGAGGTATTCACCTCACACGATTACAAGTTACAGAAAAGATCTTGAAGACTTTTCCCGTTTCTGCCTTAAAACAGAAGCTTCCGAAGATATTTCCAAAGCTGATAAAAAAGTAATCAGGAACTTTATTGTTGAATTGAGTGAAAACCATATTTCAAAAAGAAGCATCAACAGGAAATTATCGTCACTCCGTAGTTTTTATTTATTTCTTTTAAAAATAGGAGAGATCAAAGTTTCCCCTGCAGAAAGTGTATCTTCCCTTAAGTTTTACGCTGAAAAACAGATACCTGTCTCGCAGGAAGAAATGCAGATGCTTAATGATCGTGTCCTGGAAAACACTCATGATATTCTTGAAAGATGTATCGTTGAAGTATTATATCAGACGGGGATGCGTAAAGCTGAGCTTTGTGGCCTGATGTTTGACGATGTTAATATAGACGGAAACGAACTCAAAGTAATAGGAAAAGGAAATAAAGAACGTTTCATTCCTGTTTCTGCGGACCTCTCGGACTTGTTAAGAAGTTATTTGGAGATAAGGAAACCCCACCATGAACATATATCATATTTTTTCGTCAATAAAAAGGGTAAAAAACTCAATGAAAAATTTGTTTATGTGGTAGTTAATAAGTACCTTAGTCTTGTAACAACGAAAGAAAAAAGAAGTCCTCACATCCTTCGTCATAGCTTTGCTACACACGTTTTGGATAATGGGGCGGAGATCTCCAAAGTAAAAAAAATATTAGGGCATTCCAGTCTTGCCAGTACTCAAGTCTATACGAATGCCAATATTGAACAATTGAAAAAAGTGTTTAATCAGGCTCACCCTCGAGCATCTAAAAAAGAAGAATTATGA